A single region of the Raphanus sativus cultivar WK10039 chromosome 1, ASM80110v3, whole genome shotgun sequence genome encodes:
- the LOC108805189 gene encoding homeobox-leucine zipper protein HDG12: MEFLGDNSETDKKKMKKRFHRHTPHQIHRLESSFNECQHPDEKQRLQLSKELGLAPRQIKFWFQNRRTQKKAQHERADNCALKEENDRIRFENIAIREAIKRAICLSCGDAPLHEDSYFDEQKLRIENAHLREELERVSSIAAKFMGRPPLAHLPPLLNTMPSELFHSGPSLDFDLLPGSSTSSLTVPTLPSQPNLGLSDMDKSLMTNIAVTAMEEFLRLTQTDEPLWIRTSGCRDVLNLQSYENMFPRSSSRRGGGKNHNLRKEATRSSGVVSTNAMTLVDMLMDSVKSSELFSSVVASSKTLAVVSSGMRGSHGDALHLMLEELQVLSPLVPTREFSVLRYYQQIEHGTWAIVNVSYELPQFISHSRSYRFPSGCLIQDLSNGYSKVTWVEHVEVEEQEPVHEMFKDNIREGIAFGAERWIATLQRMCERFTALVEPATSSRDLKGVIPSPEGKGSIMRLAQRMVSNFCLSVGTSNNTRSTVVSGLDAFGIRVTSYKSQNEPNGMVLCAATSFWLPVSPQRVFNFLKDERTRPQWDVLLDGNSVQEVAHIANGSHPGNCISVLRGFNASSSQNNMLILQESCIDSSGSLVVYTPVDLSALKMAMTGQDTSYIPILPSGFAVLPEGGRNNQTAEIKAEGGGGGGGSLITVGFQIMVSSLQSGKLNMESMETVNNLISTTVHQIKTTLNSPSTA; this comes from the exons ATGGAGTTTCTCGGAGACAATTCTGAAAcggacaagaagaagatgaagaagcgtTTTCACCGCCACACACCTCACCAGATTCATCGCCTTGAATC GTCTTTCAATGAGTGTCAACATCCAGACGAGAAACAGAGGTTGCAACTTAGCAAAGAACTTGGTTTAGCTCCAAGACAGATCAAGTTTTGGTTTCAGAACCGAAGAACTCAAAAGAAG GCACAACACGAGAGAGCTGATAACTGTGCACTCAAGGAAGAGAACGATAGGATTCGTTTCGAGAACATTGCCATCAGAGAAGCTATCAAACGCGCCATTTGCCTTAGCTGTGGTGATGCTCCTCTTCATGAAGACTCTTACTTTGATGAACAGAAGCTTCGAATCGAAAATGCACACCTCAGAGAAGAG CTCGAGAGGGTTTCAAGCATTGCAGCTAAATTCATGGGGAGACCTCCACTTGCTCATCTCCCACCACTACTAAACACAATGCCATCAGAGTTATTCCACAGTGGTCCTTCCCTTGATTTTGATCTTCTTCCAGGAAGCAGTACTTCTTCATTGACCGTTCCTACTTTACCATCTCAACCAAACTTAGGTTTATCAGACATGGATAAGTCTCTCATGACCAACATTGCTGTTACCGCTATGGAAGAATTTCTTAGGCTTACACAAACAGATGAACCTCTCTGGATCAGAACCAGTGGATGCAGAGACGTTCTCAATCTCCAAAGCTATGAGAATATGTTCCCAAGATCAAGTAGCCGCCGTGGAGGAGGGAAGAATCACAACCTTAGAAAGGAAGCAACTAGATCTTCTGGTGTTGTTTCCACTAATGCAATGACACTTGTGGACATGCTCATGGACTCT GTCAAATCTTCAGAGCTTTTTTCTTCAGTCGTTGCGTCGTCTAAAACACTTGCGGTGGTTTCATCTGGAATGCGCGGTTCCCATGGAGATGCATTGCATTTG ATGCTTGAAGAGCTTCAAGTGCTTTCTCCACTGGTACCAACGCGTGAGTTCAGTGTGCTAAGATATTATCAGCAAATAGAACATGGAACTTGGGCTATAGTAAATGTCTCCTATGAGCTTCCTCAGTTTATATCTCATTCTCGGTCATATCGTTTTCCTTCTGGTTGCTTGATTCAAGACTTGTCCAATGGCTATTCAAAG GTTACTTGGGTTGAACATGTTGAAGTCGAGGAGCAAGAACCAGTTCATGAGATGTTTAAAGATAACATCCGTGAAGGAATAGCTTTTGGAGCTGAACGTTGGATCGCTACTCTCCAAAGAATGTGTGAGAGATTCACGGCTCTAGTAGAACCCGCAACATCCTCCCGTGATCTCAAAGGAG TGATTCCATCGCCTGAAGGGAAGGGAAGCATAATGAGACTTGCTCAGAGAATGGTGAGCAACTTTTGCTTGAGCGTTGGCACTTCTAACAACACTCGCTCAACGGTTGTTTCGGGATTGGATGCATTTGGAATCCGTGTGACTTCTTATAAGAGCCAGAACGAACCAAATGGAATGGTTCTATGTGCAGCCACTAGTTTCTGGCTCCCAGTTTCACCACAACGCGTCTTTAATTTCCTCAAAGATGAAAGAACTCGGCCTCAG TGGGACGTTCTTTTGGATGGAAACTCGGTTCAAGAAGTTGCTCATATTGCAAACGGATCACACCCTGGAAACTGCATTTCGGTTTTGCGT GGCTTCAATGCATCATCATCACAGAATAACATGCTGATTCTACAAGAAAGCTGCATAGACTCATCCGGCTCCCTTGTGGTCTACACTCCAGTGGATCTCTCAGCACTGAAAATGGCAATGACTGGTCAAGACACATCTTATATTCCTATTTTACCCTCGGGTTTTGCTGTTTTACCAGAGGGAGGCAGGAATAATCAAACCGCAGAGATTAAAGCTGAAGGAGGAGGTGGGGGAGGAGGTTCATTGATAACGGTTGGGTTTCAGATAATGGTGAGTAGTTTGCAGTCAGGGAAATTGAATATGGAGTCAATGGAAACAGTTAATAATCTCATCAGTACTACTGTCCACCAAATTAAAACCACCTTGAATTCTCCTTCAACTGCTTAA